The sequence below is a genomic window from Acidiferrobacteraceae bacterium.
CTTGTAGCCGGCCTCATCAAGGCGTGCCAGATAGTCGGCCCAGTACTTGTCCTGCTGGTCGCCCAGTTCATACAGCGTCTCCCAGGAGTAGATACCGGTATTGTGGCCATCGTCGAAATGCAGGATTACGGCGTAGTTGCCCACGGGCTCGATCTGCTCAATGTTCACGTTTTCCTTGCCCAACTGCAGCACCTCCTGCCCGGGACCGTGCCCGCGCACTTCGGCCGAGGGCGAATAAACCCTCAGGTACTCACAGGGCAGTTCGAACCGCCTGCCGTCCTCGAATGCGATTTCCAGGATTCGGCTCGCGCGGTGAAGCTTGATTTCGGTCGGTTTGCTGCTCATGGGATCTGCCCTGGGGGTATGTCGT
It includes:
- a CDS encoding DUF971 domain-containing protein gives rise to the protein MSSKPTEIKLHRASRILEIAFEDGRRFELPCEYLRVYSPSAEVRGHGPGQEVLQLGKENVNIEQIEPVGNYAVILHFDDGHNTGIYSWETLYELGDQQDKYWADYLARLDEAGYKRKVSADEAGK